One window of Streptomyces sp. NBC_00273 genomic DNA carries:
- a CDS encoding DNA-directed RNA polymerase subunit beta': MLDVNFFDELRIGLATADDIRTWSHGEVKKPETINYRTLKPEKDGLFCEKIFGPTRDWECYCGKYKRVRFKGIICERCGVEVTRAKVRRERMGHIELAAPVTHIWYFKGVPSRLGYLLDLAPKDLEKVIYFAAYMITFVDDERRTRDLPSLEAHVSVERQQIENRRDADLEGRAKKLETDLAELEAEGAKADVRRKVREGAEREMKQLRDRAQREIDRLDEVWARFKNLKVQDLEGDELLYRELRDRFGTYFDGCMGAAALQKRLESFDLEEEAERLREIIRTGKGQKKTRALKRLKVVSAFLQTSNKPKGMVLDCVPVIPPDLRPMVQLDGGRFATSDLNDLYRRVINRNNRLKRLLDLGAPEIIVNNEKRMLQEAVDALFDNGRRGRPVTGPGNRPLKSLSDMLKGKQGRFRQNLLGKRVDYSARSVIVVGPQLKLHQCGLPKAMALELFKPFVMKRLVDLNHAQNIKSAKRMVERGRTVVYDVLEEVIAEHPVLLNRAPTLHRLGIQAFEPQLVEGKAIQIHPLVCTAFNADFDGDQMAVHLPLSAEAQAEARILMLSSNNILKPADGRPVTMPTQDMVLGLFFLTTDGELRDTKGEGRAFGSTAEATMAFDNGELALQSSVDIRFPVGTIPPRGWVAPVAEEGEQEFQPGDSFRLKTTLGRALFNELLPEDYPFVDYSVGKKQLSEIVNDLAERYPKVIVAATLDNLKAAGFHWATRSGVTVAISDVVVPEAKKAIVAGYEAQDEKVQKQYERGLITKDERTQELIAIWTKATNEVAEAMNANFPKTNPIFMMVDSGARGNMMQMRQIAGMRGLVSNAKNETIPRPIKASFREGLTVLEYFISTHGARKGLADTALRTADSGYLTRRLVDVSQDVIIREEDCGTERGLKLKIAVRGEDGVLRKADDVETSIYARMLAEDVVIDGKVIAPANVDLGDVLIDALVANGVEEVKTRSVLTCESAVGTCAFCYGRSLATGKLVDIGEAVGIIAAQSIGEPGTQLTMRTFHTGGVAGDDITQGLPRVVELFEARTPKGVAPISEAAGRVRIEETEKTKKIVITPDDGSDETAFPISKRAKVIVHEGDHVEVGQKLTMGATNPHDVLRILGQRAVQVHLVGEVQKVYNSQGVSIHDKHIEIIIRQMLRRVTIIESGDAELLPGELVERSKFETENRRVVTEGGHPASGRPQLMGITKASLATESWLSAASFQETTRVLTDAAINAKSDSLIGLKENVIIGKLIPAGTGLARYRNIRVEPTEEAKAAMYSAVGYDDIDYSPFGSGSGQAVPLEDYDYGPYNG, encoded by the coding sequence GTGCTCGACGTCAACTTCTTCGACGAGCTGCGGATCGGCCTTGCCACCGCGGACGACATCCGAACCTGGTCGCACGGCGAGGTCAAGAAGCCGGAGACCATCAACTACCGCACCCTCAAGCCCGAGAAGGACGGACTCTTCTGCGAGAAGATCTTCGGTCCTACCCGGGACTGGGAGTGCTACTGCGGCAAGTACAAGCGTGTCCGCTTCAAGGGCATCATCTGTGAGCGTTGTGGCGTCGAGGTCACGCGCGCCAAGGTGCGCCGTGAGCGGATGGGCCACATCGAGCTTGCCGCTCCCGTCACCCACATCTGGTACTTCAAGGGCGTCCCGTCGCGCCTCGGATACCTGCTGGACCTCGCGCCGAAGGACCTCGAGAAGGTCATCTACTTCGCCGCGTACATGATCACGTTCGTCGACGACGAGCGTCGCACCCGCGACCTCCCGTCGCTGGAGGCGCACGTCTCCGTCGAGCGCCAGCAGATCGAGAACCGCCGTGACGCGGACCTCGAAGGCCGGGCCAAGAAGCTCGAGACCGACCTGGCCGAGCTCGAGGCCGAGGGCGCGAAGGCCGACGTACGCCGCAAGGTGCGCGAAGGTGCCGAGCGCGAGATGAAGCAGCTCCGTGACCGCGCCCAGCGCGAGATCGACCGCCTCGACGAGGTGTGGGCCCGCTTCAAGAACCTCAAGGTCCAGGACCTGGAGGGCGACGAGCTCCTCTACCGCGAGCTGCGTGACCGCTTCGGCACGTACTTCGACGGTTGCATGGGCGCCGCCGCGCTGCAGAAGCGCCTGGAGTCCTTCGACCTCGAGGAGGAGGCCGAGCGCCTCCGCGAGATCATCCGTACCGGCAAGGGCCAGAAGAAGACCCGTGCGCTCAAGCGCCTCAAGGTCGTCTCCGCCTTCCTGCAGACCAGCAACAAGCCCAAGGGCATGGTTCTGGACTGCGTGCCGGTGATCCCGCCGGACCTGCGTCCGATGGTGCAGCTGGACGGTGGCCGCTTCGCGACCTCCGACCTGAACGACCTGTACCGCCGCGTGATCAACCGCAACAACCGTCTGAAGCGTCTCCTCGACCTCGGTGCCCCCGAGATCATCGTGAACAACGAGAAGCGCATGCTTCAGGAGGCCGTGGACGCCCTCTTCGACAACGGTCGTCGTGGTCGTCCGGTGACCGGTCCCGGTAACCGTCCGCTGAAGTCCCTGAGCGACATGCTCAAGGGCAAGCAGGGTCGATTCCGTCAGAACCTTCTCGGCAAGCGCGTGGACTACTCCGCGCGTTCCGTGATCGTCGTCGGTCCGCAGCTGAAGCTGCACCAGTGCGGTCTGCCCAAGGCCATGGCGCTGGAGCTCTTCAAGCCGTTCGTGATGAAGCGCCTGGTCGACCTGAACCACGCGCAGAACATCAAGTCGGCCAAGCGGATGGTCGAGCGCGGCCGCACGGTCGTCTACGACGTCCTCGAAGAGGTCATCGCCGAGCACCCGGTCCTGCTGAACCGTGCGCCCACGCTGCACCGCCTCGGCATCCAGGCCTTCGAGCCCCAGCTGGTCGAAGGCAAGGCCATCCAGATCCACCCGCTCGTCTGCACCGCGTTCAACGCGGACTTCGACGGTGACCAGATGGCCGTGCACCTGCCGCTCTCCGCGGAGGCGCAGGCCGAGGCCCGCATCCTGATGCTGTCCTCGAACAACATCCTCAAGCCGGCCGACGGCCGTCCGGTCACGATGCCGACCCAGGACATGGTCCTCGGTCTGTTCTTCCTGACCACCGACGGTGAGCTCCGCGACACCAAGGGCGAGGGCCGCGCGTTCGGCTCCACGGCCGAGGCGACGATGGCGTTCGACAACGGCGAGCTCGCGCTGCAGTCGTCCGTCGACATCCGCTTCCCGGTGGGCACCATCCCGCCGCGCGGCTGGGTGGCGCCGGTCGCCGAGGAGGGCGAGCAGGAGTTCCAGCCGGGCGACAGCTTCCGTCTGAAGACCACCCTGGGTCGCGCGCTCTTCAACGAGCTGCTGCCCGAGGACTACCCGTTCGTCGACTACTCGGTGGGCAAGAAGCAGCTCTCCGAGATCGTCAACGACCTGGCGGAGCGCTACCCCAAGGTCATCGTGGCGGCGACGCTCGACAACCTGAAGGCGGCCGGCTTCCACTGGGCGACCCGTTCGGGCGTCACCGTGGCCATCTCCGACGTCGTCGTGCCCGAGGCCAAGAAGGCCATCGTCGCGGGCTACGAGGCGCAGGACGAGAAGGTCCAGAAGCAGTACGAGCGCGGTCTGATCACCAAGGACGAGCGCACGCAGGAGCTCATCGCGATCTGGACCAAGGCGACCAACGAGGTTGCCGAGGCGATGAACGCGAACTTCCCCAAGACGAACCCCATCTTCATGATGGTTGACTCGGGTGCCCGAGGAAACATGATGCAGATGCGACAGATCGCCGGTATGCGTGGTCTGGTGTCGAACGCGAAGAACGAGACCATCCCGCGTCCGATCAAGGCGTCCTTCCGTGAGGGCCTCACCGTTCTGGAGTACTTCATCTCCACGCACGGTGCCCGTAAGGGTCTGGCGGACACCGCCCTGCGTACCGCCGACTCGGGTTACCTGACCCGTCGTCTGGTGGACGTCTCGCAGGACGTGATCATCCGCGAGGAGGACTGTGGCACCGAGCGCGGTCTGAAGCTGAAGATCGCCGTTCGCGGCGAGGACGGCGTGCTGCGCAAGGCCGACGACGTCGAGACCTCGATCTACGCCCGCATGCTGGCCGAGGACGTCGTCATCGACGGCAAGGTCATCGCGCCGGCCAACGTCGACCTCGGTGACGTGCTCATCGACGCCCTGGTCGCCAACGGCGTCGAGGAGGTCAAGACCCGCTCGGTCCTGACCTGTGAGTCCGCGGTCGGCACCTGTGCCTTCTGCTACGGACGCTCGCTCGCCACCGGCAAGCTGGTCGACATCGGTGAGGCGGTCGGCATCATCGCCGCCCAGTCCATCGGTGAGCCCGGTACCCAGCTGACGATGCGTACCTTCCACACCGGTGGTGTGGCCGGTGACGACATCACGCAGGGTCTGCCGCGTGTCGTCGAGCTCTTCGAGGCCCGTACCCCGAAGGGTGTCGCCCCGATCTCCGAGGCCGCCGGCCGCGTGCGGATCGAGGAGACCGAGAAGACGAAGAAGATCGTCATCACGCCCGACGACGGCAGCGACGAGACGGCGTTCCCGATCTCGAAGCGCGCCAAGGTCATCGTGCACGAGGGCGACCACGTCGAGGTGGGCCAGAAGCTCACCATGGGTGCCACCAACCCGCACGACGTGCTGCGCATCCTCGGTCAGCGTGCCGTCCAGGTCCACCTGGTCGGCGAAGTCCAGAAGGTCTACAACTCGCAGGGCGTGTCGATCCACGACAAGCACATCGAGATCATCATCCGGCAGATGCTGCGCCGAGTGACGATCATCGAGTCCGGCGACGCGGAGCTCCTGCCGGGCGAGCTGGTCGAGCGGTCGAAGTTCGAGACCGAGAACCGTCGTGTGGTCACCGAGGGCGGTCACCCCGCCTCCGGCCGTCCGCAGCTGATGGGTATCACCAAGGCCTCGCTCGCGACCGAGTCGTGGCTGTCGGCGGCGTCCTTCCAGGAGACGACCAGGGTTCTGACGGACGCGGCGATCAACGCCAAGTCCGACTCCCTGATCGGCCTCAAGGAGAACGTCATCATCGGTAAGCTCATCCCGGCCGGTACGGGCCTCGCCCGCTACCGCAACATCCGGGTGGAGCCCACCGAAGAGGCCAAGGCCGCGATGTACTCGGCCGTCGGTTACGACGACATCGACTACTCGCCCTTCGGCTCCGGCTCCGGCCAGGCCGTCCCGCTGGAGGACTACGACTACGGCCCGTACAACGGCTGA
- the rpoB gene encoding DNA-directed RNA polymerase subunit beta yields the protein MAASRNASTNTNNGASTAPLRISFAKIKEPLEVPNLLALQTESFDWLLGNAAWKSRVESALESGQDVPTKSGLEEIFEEISPIEDFSGSMSLTFRDHRFEPAKNSVDECKERDFTYAAPLFVTAEFTNNETGEIKSQTVFMGDFPLMTNKGTFVINGTERVVVSQLVRSPGVYFDSSIDKTSDKDIFSAKIIPSRGAWLEMEIDKRDMVGVRIDRKRKQSVTVLLKALGWTTEQILEEFGEYESMRATLEKDHTQGQDDALLDIYRKLRPGEPPTREAAQTLLENLYFNPKRYDLAKVGRYKVNKKLGADEPLDAGVLTTDDVIATIKYLVKLHAGETETTGESGRSIVVETDDIDHFGNRRLRNVGELIQNQVRTGLARMERVVRERMTTQDVEAITPQTLINIRPVVASIKEFFGTSQLSQFMDQNNPLSGLTHKRRLSALGPGGLSRERAGFEVRDVHPSHYGRMCPIETPEGPNIGLIGSLASYGRVNAFGFVETPYRKVIDGVVTDEVDYLTADEEDRFVIAQANAGLSEDMRFTENRVLVRRRGGEIDYIAGDDVDYMDVSPRQMVSVATAMIPFLEHDDANRALMGANMMRQAVPLIKAEAPLVGTGMEYRCAVDAGDSIRAEKDGVVQEVSADYITVANDDGTYTTYRVAKFSRSNQGTSVNQKVIVNEGDRIIESQVLADGPATEEGEMALGKNLLVAFMPWEGHNYEDAIILSQRLVQDDVLSSIHIEEHEVDARDTKLGPEEITRDIPNVSEEVLADLDERGIIRIGADVVAGDILVGKVTPKGETELTPEERLLRAIFGEKAREVRDTSLKVPHGEIGKVIGVRVFDREEGDELPPGVNQLVRVYVAQKRKITDGDKLAGRHGNKGVISKILPIEDMPFLEDGTPVDIILNPLGVPSRMNPGQVLEIHLGWLASRGWDVSGLGEEWAERLKVIGADRVEPGTNVATPVFDGAREDELAGLFEHTIPNRDGDRLVLPSGKARLFDGRSGEPFPDPISIGYMYILKLHHLVDDKLHARSTGPYSMITQQPLGGKAQFGGQRFGEMEVWALEAYGAAYALQELLTIKSDDVTGRVKVYEAIVKGENIPEPGIPESFKVLIKEMQSLCLNVEVLSSDGMSIEMRDTDEDVFRAAEELGIDLSRREPSSVEEV from the coding sequence TTGGCCGCCTCGCGCAACGCCTCGACCAATACGAACAACGGTGCCAGCACCGCCCCGCTGCGCATCTCCTTTGCAAAGATCAAGGAGCCCCTCGAGGTTCCGAACCTCCTGGCGCTGCAGACCGAGAGCTTTGACTGGCTTCTCGGCAATGCCGCCTGGAAGTCTCGCGTCGAGTCGGCGCTTGAGAGTGGACAGGACGTCCCCACCAAGTCCGGTCTGGAAGAGATCTTCGAGGAGATCTCGCCGATCGAGGACTTCTCCGGGTCGATGTCGCTGACCTTCCGCGACCACCGTTTCGAGCCGGCGAAGAACTCTGTCGACGAGTGCAAGGAGCGCGACTTCACGTACGCGGCTCCGCTGTTCGTCACCGCCGAGTTCACGAACAACGAGACCGGAGAGATCAAGTCTCAGACGGTCTTCATGGGCGACTTCCCGCTCATGACCAACAAGGGCACCTTCGTCATCAACGGCACCGAGCGTGTCGTCGTGTCGCAGCTTGTCCGCTCCCCTGGTGTCTACTTCGACTCCTCCATCGACAAGACGTCCGACAAGGACATCTTCTCCGCCAAGATCATCCCGTCCCGGGGTGCCTGGCTGGAGATGGAGATCGACAAGCGCGACATGGTCGGTGTTCGCATCGACCGCAAGCGCAAGCAGTCCGTCACCGTCCTCCTGAAGGCTCTCGGCTGGACCACCGAGCAGATCCTCGAGGAGTTCGGCGAGTACGAGTCCATGCGCGCCACCCTGGAGAAGGACCACACCCAGGGTCAGGACGACGCGCTGCTCGACATCTACCGCAAGCTGCGTCCGGGCGAACCGCCGACCCGTGAGGCCGCTCAGACGCTGCTCGAGAACCTCTACTTCAACCCGAAGCGCTACGACCTCGCCAAGGTCGGCCGCTACAAGGTGAACAAGAAGCTCGGCGCCGACGAGCCGCTCGACGCCGGTGTGCTCACCACCGACGACGTCATCGCGACGATCAAGTACCTGGTCAAGCTGCACGCCGGCGAGACCGAGACGACCGGCGAGTCCGGCCGTTCGATCGTGGTCGAGACCGATGACATCGACCACTTCGGCAACCGTCGTCTGCGCAACGTCGGCGAGCTCATCCAGAACCAGGTCCGCACGGGTCTGGCTCGTATGGAGCGCGTCGTCCGCGAGCGCATGACGACCCAGGACGTCGAGGCCATCACGCCGCAGACCCTGATCAACATCCGGCCGGTCGTCGCCTCCATCAAGGAGTTCTTCGGCACCAGCCAGCTGTCGCAGTTCATGGACCAGAACAACCCGCTCTCGGGCCTGACCCACAAGCGCCGCCTGTCGGCGCTGGGCCCCGGCGGTCTGTCCCGTGAGCGGGCCGGCTTCGAGGTCCGTGACGTTCACCCGTCGCACTACGGCCGCATGTGCCCGATCGAGACCCCTGAAGGCCCGAACATCGGTCTGATCGGCTCGCTCGCCTCCTACGGTCGCGTCAACGCGTTCGGTTTCGTCGAGACCCCGTACCGCAAGGTCATCGACGGTGTCGTCACCGACGAGGTCGACTACCTGACGGCCGACGAGGAAGACCGCTTCGTCATCGCCCAGGCCAACGCCGGCCTGTCCGAGGACATGCGCTTCACCGAGAACCGCGTGCTGGTGCGCCGTCGTGGCGGCGAGATCGACTACATCGCCGGCGACGACGTCGACTACATGGACGTCTCCCCGCGCCAGATGGTGTCCGTCGCGACCGCGATGATCCCCTTCCTGGAGCACGACGACGCCAACCGTGCCCTCATGGGCGCGAACATGATGCGCCAGGCCGTTCCGCTCATCAAGGCGGAGGCCCCGCTCGTCGGCACCGGCATGGAGTACCGCTGTGCGGTCGACGCCGGTGACTCGATCCGTGCGGAGAAGGACGGTGTCGTCCAGGAGGTCTCGGCCGACTACATCACCGTCGCCAACGACGACGGCACGTACACCACGTACCGCGTCGCCAAGTTCTCCCGCTCGAACCAGGGCACCTCGGTCAACCAGAAGGTCATCGTCAACGAGGGTGACCGGATCATCGAGTCCCAGGTCCTCGCCGACGGTCCCGCGACCGAAGAGGGCGAAATGGCCCTCGGCAAGAACCTGCTCGTCGCGTTCATGCCGTGGGAAGGTCACAACTACGAGGACGCGATCATCCTGTCGCAGCGCCTCGTGCAGGACGACGTCCTCTCCTCGATCCACATCGAGGAGCACGAGGTCGACGCCCGTGACACCAAGCTGGGCCCCGAGGAGATCACCCGGGACATCCCGAACGTCTCCGAAGAGGTCCTCGCCGACCTCGACGAGCGCGGCATCATCCGCATCGGTGCGGACGTCGTCGCCGGCGACATCCTGGTCGGCAAGGTCACGCCCAAGGGCGAGACCGAGCTGACCCCGGAGGAGCGCCTGCTCCGCGCGATCTTCGGTGAGAAGGCCCGCGAGGTGCGCGACACCTCGCTCAAGGTTCCTCACGGTGAGATCGGCAAGGTCATCGGTGTCCGCGTCTTCGACCGCGAGGAGGGCGACGAGCTTCCTCCGGGCGTGAACCAGCTGGTCCGCGTCTACGTCGCCCAGAAGCGCAAGATCACCGACGGTGACAAGCTCGCCGGCCGTCACGGCAACAAGGGTGTCATCTCCAAGATCCTTCCGATCGAGGACATGCCCTTCCTTGAGGACGGCACGCCGGTCGACATCATCCTGAACCCGCTGGGTGTCCCGTCCCGAATGAACCCGGGACAGGTCCTGGAGATCCACCTCGGCTGGCTCGCCAGCCGCGGCTGGGACGTCTCCGGGCTCGGCGAGGAGTGGGCCGAGCGTCTGAAGGTCATCGGGGCCGACCGCGTCGAGCCCGGTACCAACGTCGCCACCCCCGTGTTCGACGGTGCCCGCGAGGATGAGCTCGCAGGCCTCTTCGAGCACACCATCCCGAACCGCGACGGTGACCGCCTGGTCCTCCCGTCCGGTAAGGCGCGCCTGTTCGACGGCCGCTCCGGCGAGCCGTTCCCGGACCCGATCTCCATCGGGTACATGTACATCCTCAAGCTCCACCACCTGGTCGACGACAAGCTCCACGCTCGGTCGACCGGTCCGTACTCGATGATCACGCAGCAGCCGCTGGGTGGTAAGGCACAGTTCGGTGGCCAGCGCTTCGGTGAGATGGAGGTGTGGGCGCTCGAGGCTTATGGCGCCGCTTACGCCCTCCAGGAGCTGCTGACCATCAAGTCCGACGACGTCACCGGCCGCGTGAAGGTCTACGAGGCCATCGTCAAGGGCGAGAACATCCCCGAGCCGGGCATTCCCGAGTCCTTCAAGGTGCTCATCAAGGAAATGCAGTCGCTCTGCCTCAACGTGGAGGTGCTGTCCTCGGACGGCATGTCCATCGAGATGCGCGACACCGACGAGGACGTCTTCCGCGCGGCGGAGGAGCTCGGTATCGACCTGTCCCGGCGCGAGCCGAGCAGCGTCGAAGAGGTCTGA
- a CDS encoding M48 family metalloprotease — MPDTPTPPDDLEYRNAPGTRVTYRARQRRTDHTVWLGLSLHVPAFLLSLSLVLAVALALDAWMAVPVWVPTLLWAASGSLAFHRPAEGLLARHVLHLHRPLPSELSVLAPVWREVTGRAGVDDSRYELWIEDSDELNALAAAGHIVAVTRRALQSLPTSQLAAVLAHELGHHTSGHSWSGLLGWWYTVPGRLVWRALAQVKPKLVRMARGASVTAWGVFVVLVGYLALATVKATYGLPVLLLALPYLTAAVGRRAELRADAHAARLGFAQPLSLTLHELLAEESDTSASTRRTGLAARLLSHHPDHRTRLHHLQRYL; from the coding sequence ATGCCCGACACTCCCACTCCGCCGGACGACCTCGAATACCGGAACGCCCCCGGTACCCGGGTCACGTACCGGGCCCGGCAGCGCCGGACCGACCACACCGTGTGGCTCGGGCTATCCCTGCACGTGCCCGCGTTCCTGCTCAGCCTCTCGCTGGTACTGGCGGTGGCCTTGGCGCTCGACGCGTGGATGGCCGTCCCGGTCTGGGTCCCCACCCTGCTGTGGGCGGCTTCCGGGAGCCTCGCCTTCCACCGGCCGGCCGAAGGGCTGCTGGCCCGCCACGTACTGCACCTGCACCGCCCGCTCCCCTCCGAGCTCAGCGTGCTGGCGCCCGTGTGGCGCGAGGTCACGGGCCGGGCCGGGGTGGACGACAGCCGGTACGAACTGTGGATCGAGGACAGCGACGAGCTGAACGCCCTCGCCGCCGCCGGACACATCGTCGCCGTGACCAGGCGGGCACTGCAGAGCCTGCCCACCTCCCAGCTGGCCGCCGTACTCGCCCACGAACTGGGACACCACACGAGCGGTCACTCCTGGTCAGGGCTGCTCGGGTGGTGGTACACGGTCCCCGGGCGCCTCGTCTGGCGGGCGCTGGCCCAGGTGAAGCCCAAGCTGGTCCGGATGGCGCGCGGGGCGTCGGTGACGGCCTGGGGGGTGTTCGTGGTCCTGGTGGGCTATCTGGCGCTCGCCACGGTGAAGGCGACCTACGGCCTTCCGGTGTTGTTGCTGGCACTGCCCTACCTGACGGCAGCGGTCGGCAGGCGGGCCGAACTGCGGGCAGACGCACACGCCGCCCGACTTGGCTTCGCGCAGCCCCTGTCACTGACACTGCACGAGCTGCTCGCCGAGGAGTCCGACACGTCCGCATCGACACGGCGGACCGGGCTCGCAGCACGGCTGCTCTCCCACCACCCCGACCACCGCACCCGGCTCCACCACCTCCAGCGCTACCTGTGA
- the rplL gene encoding 50S ribosomal protein L7/L12: MAKLSQDDLLAQFEEMTLIELSEFVKAFEEKFDVTAAAAVAVAGPAQGGPVADAAEEQDEFDVILTGAGDKKIQVIKVVRELTSLGLKEAKDLVDGAPKPVLEKVAKEAADKAAEALKAAGAAVEVK, encoded by the coding sequence ATGGCGAAGCTCTCTCAGGACGACCTCCTCGCCCAGTTCGAGGAGATGACCCTCATCGAGCTCTCCGAGTTCGTGAAGGCCTTCGAGGAGAAGTTCGACGTCACCGCCGCCGCGGCCGTCGCCGTTGCCGGCCCCGCCCAGGGTGGCCCGGTTGCCGACGCCGCCGAGGAGCAGGACGAGTTCGACGTCATCCTCACCGGTGCCGGCGACAAGAAGATCCAGGTCATCAAGGTCGTGCGTGAGCTGACCTCCCTGGGTCTGAAGGAGGCCAAGGACCTCGTGGACGGCGCCCCGAAGCCGGTCCTCGAGAAGGTCGCCAAGGAGGCCGCTGACAAGGCCGCCGAGGCCCTCAAGGCTGCCGGCGCGGCTGTCGAGGTCAAGTAA
- a CDS encoding Pycsar system effector family protein gives MNPADEAADRLLADLRIEVARADSKAALLVGALGMTVGVISAQLSGPHRSPGSLSGSGTALWWAGAAALALALLALLLAVLPRSLRSDWSAGSPLAYFGDIRSADRQGRLVEALADTGHDPAGAVRAALAANSRIAVRKHQWIRIGLLAYGSGALLLPAALVLG, from the coding sequence GTGAACCCCGCGGACGAGGCAGCGGACAGGCTCCTCGCCGACCTGCGCATCGAGGTCGCCCGTGCCGACAGCAAGGCGGCCCTCCTCGTCGGAGCCCTCGGGATGACCGTGGGGGTGATCAGTGCGCAGTTGTCCGGGCCGCACCGGTCCCCCGGTTCCCTATCGGGCTCCGGTACCGCGCTCTGGTGGGCTGGAGCGGCGGCCCTCGCGCTGGCCCTACTGGCCCTGCTGCTCGCGGTACTGCCCCGGTCCCTGCGTTCGGACTGGAGTGCGGGCAGTCCGCTCGCCTACTTCGGTGACATCCGTTCCGCCGACCGGCAGGGCCGACTCGTCGAAGCCCTCGCCGACACCGGTCACGACCCGGCCGGCGCCGTGCGTGCGGCGCTGGCAGCGAACAGCCGGATCGCGGTCCGCAAGCACCAGTGGATCCGGATCGGCCTGCTGGCCTACGGCTCCGGAGCCCTGCTGCTGCCCGCCGCCCTGGTACTCGGCTGA